In one window of Nicotiana tabacum cultivar K326 chromosome 12, ASM71507v2, whole genome shotgun sequence DNA:
- the LOC142167251 gene encoding uncharacterized protein LOC142167251: protein MAVDIYIKELLVIGDSDLLIHQVQGEWSTKNVKILLYLHCVKELCRKLTKIEFRHIPNIENEFVDALATLSFMNQHQDKNYIDSMEVEITDRHAYCFHVNGEPDGKPWYDDIKKFLTTSEYSENASNGQKSALRRLENHFFLNGEVLYRRTPDLGLLRCVDAAYATRLLEEIHAGTYGPHMNGFTLAKKILRAGYLWMTMERDSIRYV from the coding sequence ATGGCAGTCGACATttacatcaaagaacttttgGTCATAGGAGATTCTGATTTGTTGATACACCAAGTCCAAGGAGAATGGTCAACCAAGAATGTCAAGATACTTCTGTACCTACACTGTGTGAAAGAGTTGTGTAGGAAGCTTACAAAGATTGAGTTCAGGCACATCCCCAATATTGAAAATGAGTTCGTCGACGCCCTTGCAACCCTATCATTTATGAATCAACATCAAGACAAGAACTATATCGATTCTATGGAGGTAGAGATCACAGATCGACATGCTTATTGTTTCCATGTAAATGGAGAACCCGATGGTAAACCATGGTATGATGACATAAAGAAATTCCTCACAACCAGTGAATACTCAGAGAATGCTAGTAATGGTCAAAAATCAGCACTCAGGAGGCTGGAAAACCACTTTTTCCTCAACGGGGaagtcctgtataggaggaccccggacttaggtttgttgagatgtgtagacGCAGCCTATGCAACCAGATTACTCGAGGAAATACATGCAGGAACATacggaccccacatgaatgggttcacattagccaagaagattttgagagCTGGATAcctttggatgactatggaaagagACAGCATCCGCTACGTGTag